The region TCCACTAATGCCATATCAGAAACCCCGCCTTTTGGTGAAACCAACAACTCATATTCCTTCGAAAACTTATTTGAGTTGCAAAAACCCTTATTGATTTACCCAAAACTAAACAGTATAGTCAATACGTCAAATGTTGAATTTGTGTTTCAAATAGCCAACCAAAAAAGAAGCATAGTAAACATCGAAATTCAATTGGATACAACACCCACGTTTGTTGGAAACGGACTTAGTCAGTTTAGTTTTACGACCGATAAAAATTTGATTGAATATACTGCTGCAATGCCACCATTCAGCGGAAAAGACTTTTTTTACCGAATACGCACCAAGACCGACACCGTTTACAGCGACTGGAGCTCAAGTTCTTTTGCCTACTTGTTTGGAAAACCAAATGGTTGGAGTGAGCAACATTGGGTAAATTTGCAAAATATTTACTTGAATTTTATCATTTCTGATAGTTTGAAAGAGACTTGGTATTTTAGCGATAAACTTGCAAACGAATACAGCATCGAAACCAACGGCCAATATCCTACGTCAGGGTTCAATTGGAATTATTTTAGGATTGCAGGAGAAATAGATATCATTTACAATTATGTGCCGAACGGTGTTCATGTTGTAGCACTTCACCCTAACAATGAGCAAAGATGGTTATACGGCGTTCAGCACAACTTAAAATATCCTGATGAGGATCCAAAACCATATTGGGGAGCTAACCCACAAGAAAATCAAAAAAAATATTATGAACCCAATGCATACACTAATGTTTACCTTTTCAACACCCAAAATAAATCCGATAGGGACTCTTTCTTAAACTACTTGAGATCGATTCCTGATGGATACAATTTTATGATGCACAACAACCGAATAACAGGCATTGAAGATTGGGAAGATTCTATTTTTATTGAGCTCGAACGTTTTGGAATTTATAATTTAAGAACTATTAAAGAGAGCGAACCTTTTGCCCTTTTTGGAACAAAGGGTAAACCAGAAAATGCCTTGGAAAAATATGGGGATTATTCCAACACCATAAACCCACCAATCAATCAAAATTACCAAGTAGTGTGGCCTTTAAAAATTAAGGTTCCTAAAGGCCAAATTACAACTGAAAAAATTGGCCCTTCTTCATCATGGAGTTCGGTTGAATTAGCTTGGAAAAAGGCTGATTCCGATGAGGACACATTTAACTATGCAGTTATTGGAATAGACGAACTGAATAAAGAAAATATATTGTTCGATAAAATTTCTACGATGACATTCGACATCTCATCCATCGATAGTAAAAAATACCCTTTTATTAAACTCAAATTTACACTTTCCGACAGTCTTGAATATACCCCACTCAACATCGACCGATGGACAGTATATTACACTGGAGTTACAGAAGGGGTTATAGCATTAGATGAAAAAGACGAAATTTCCGCTGACACTATTCAGCGGGGCGGTCAACTTTGGTTTGATACGCGATTTAAGAACATTTCTGCGGTTAACTTTGATACCTGCAAGGCCTTGGTAAAACTCGTTCACAAGTCAGGTTATAGCATAGATATTGACACGCTAAACTTGGATTCAATTTTGCCCGGCAAATCCATTGCTCTTGCCGATACACTTGAATCGCTTGATTTGGCTGGCGAATACCAACTCTTTGTTACTGCCAACTATAATCAAAGGGTTTTGGAAGATAACTACACCAATAACTTGTATTACAAAAGATTCTTTGTTGAAACTGATAACAAGAATCCATTGTTGGACGTGACTTTTGATGCCATTCACATACTTAATCGTGATTTGGTGAGTGCAAACACGTTGATTTCTATCTCAGGAAAGGATGAAAATGAATATTTATTCATTGACGATCCGGCTTTGTTTAACGTAAAAATCAAATATCCAGGCGAGGATAGTTTCAGAAACATTTTGCCAAATGACCCGTGGTATAGTTTTATTCCTGCTACCTCAGCCGGAGAAAGAGCAACCGTAAATTATCAAACAAATCAATTGCCGGATGGTATTTATACATTATCTGTAAAACTTGAGGATAAAACCGGAAACGGTTCGCAAACACCACCCTATATCATTGATTTTCAGGTCATAAACAAACAAACAGTTACCAATTTATTTCCATATCCAAACCCATTTACAACATGCACCAAGTTTGTTTTTACTTGTACCGGGAGTGAAATACCCGAGAAAGTTCGGATTAATATTTACACCATTTCGGGCAGATTGGTTAAACAAATTGATGAATACGAATTGGGGGCAATTCGCATTGGAAATAATTTGACTGAATATTGCTGGGACGGCACCGATGATTATGGCGACCGATTGGCGAATGGGGTGTATTTGTATAAGGCTGAAGTATTTTCTGATGGAAAACCGATAGAACAAGCCCAGACATCTGCCGACAATCTGTTTGTAAACGGTTTCGGTAAGATTTATTTGGCGAGGTAAACATTTATTGGAAGTTAAAAATGTGTATGCCTTTGGGCAACATTAGGTTACCTTATTTCAAAAACCTGAATTCGGTCCTTTTTTGGAGTGATTTTCTCAGTTTTCGAAACTTTGAAAACATGCCAAAAAATCCAACCATACCCAAAATTATTGCCCCAAATCGCCGAATGTCGAATCGATAGATTGAGGTTGCCAAACCTGAAATAACAAATCCCGTTGCAGATACTTTCGGTTTGTTTAAATTTAGGAAATGAGCTGCAATGTGATTTCTTTCCGTTTCCACCCAAATTTTAAAATTAGACGGTGGATATTTAAACTCGTGATTTACAGTGGCTCTGGCCGCAACAAAATTTTGAAATCCTAAATTTCTGGCTCGAAAGCAAAGCTCTTTATCCTCGCCGTACATAAAAAAATCAGGTAAAAAACCCCCAACCTCTTTAAAAAAGGAGTAGTCCACTAACCATAGTGCGGCAGGTGTAAAATCAGTTTTCCAAAAACCATTTTCGCTCTTTATTAAATTGTCATAAAACATAGTTTGTTCAACACCAACATCAGTCAAAAATCTTGGTGAGATAACGCCAGTTTTATTAGCATTTCGCTTTAAATCTTCAAATGCCTTCAACATTTCTCCAATGGTTTTTTGGTTTAAAACCACATCATCATTACACACAAAAAACAAATCATTTTCGGCCAAAGTTATTTGGCTAATAACATTGTTAAACCCATTACCATAGCCAACATTTTTTGATTTATAATAGATTGTGTTAGCAACTTCTTTTACCCCTTCTCTAATATTTGCATCTCCCAAATTATCCCAAACATGAAGGGTAAAATCTTGCAAACCTGACATCTGCACTTGCTCAACAAGTGGTTTTAACTCCTTCCATGAGCAATATGAAACGATAACAAAATGAATCATCTTGGGCAAAATAAAACTTTATCTTAGGTATTTACCCATTCCCAATTTGATAATTATATGTTCCATTAGGCTGAATATTTGAAAACGAAGACCAACCAAAGTTACTTTTCTATCACATTCGGGTAAATGGAAACATTCACGAACCTCCTTAAAAAAAACGAATTTCTCGTTCTTCACTTTTTTCTTATATCTGCCATTAGAAAACTCAAAATCCGAACTTATCAGATTTCTTATCAAATTTATCACATCTGAATTGGTAGCGGAAATTTTGGAATCATTATCAATCGGCACATCCACGACATTATTACACGCACCATTTTGGGAAACAATTACAAAGTTATTCATAAGCGTTGCTTCTCTAATTAACCTATCCTTGCCTGGATGCATCCCAAAATCGACAATTACACACGATTTATTAAATAACTTTGAAAGGCCAATTCTACTCAAGGATTTAATGGATACTGTTTCAAATTCAGCTTCAATTTTTTCGATTACCTCCTCATACCTTTTATCCAATTTGCTTGTGCAAATTGCAATAATTTCCTTCTTTTTATTCATTTGTGTTATGGGATAATTCACGACATAATCGGAAAGACTCTTCAAATTAGTTACACCTTTTTTAACTAAGAATTCTTTGGCATAATAACTTTGATACAAATGAGTTACATCATCCATTTTAAACCAATTGGGGTCAATTTTGCTCCCATAATCCACACTCAACCACCAAATATATTTTGAAGCTTTTTTGTAAAGAGACAGGAATTCAATGTCAATTTCAGGAGCTACTACTGCATTACGGGCTATGTCATCAATATTTCTCAAAACTCTAATTTTGTAATGTCTAAATTTGAGTGGTACAAAATTCCTTACCCCGATTTTTTGACCTGCATAATAAACTATAAAAGCCTGCCCACCGTGCCGATTAATGGCATCAACTAATTGGTGCAAAGCCTCCGTTCCTCCAGTCACCAATGCCTTTGGACATAAAACATAAATTTTATTAAATGCATTCATGAGGCATTTTCAATTAAGTTATCAATGCTATATTGCACCATTGTGAGTACAAACATCGACATAAGCATTTTAATACTTTGCTACAACGCCGAAAAGTTTTTAGACGATTGCCTGCTCGGTGTGTTTAATCAACAAACTGAAGCAACACTTCAATTGGTATTTATGGACGATTGTTCGACGGACATGAGTTTCGAATTTGCAACAAAATTAATCAAGTCGCATCGTCCTAAATTTGTTGACATACAACTTATCCAGAACCCAAAAAACCTCGGCTGCTTTTTAAATATGAAAAAAGGCCTCAGTTTTTGTACCGGCAAATACATCGCATACTTAGAGGCGGATGATTATTGGACAGATATCAACAAATTGGAATACCAATGGCAGTTTTTGAGAAACAATCCCAATTACTCAGGTATCGGCGGTGGTTGCCAGTTTGTGGATGAAGAGGGGAATAAAATTGAACAAAAATGGTACAACCTAAAAGAAGACAAAACCTTCACAAATAAAGATTTATGGGGCTACCCGCCGTTTCAAACAAGTACATTTATGTTTGAAAAAAATGAAATTGCGAACATGAAGGACAACATGAGAGAGACCATTAGCAATGACAAAATTCTTTATGTATTTCTCTCAAAAAATAAGCTATTGAAATACGAACCCAGCATTGTTTCGAACTATCGATTTCATCAAACCAACATTTCTCATCGCTTTTCAAGATTTCAAATTTTTCTAAAACAGATTAATGTCAACACTCTTATTTTCAAACAATTAGGGATTAAATACTCATTTCTATATGTTAAATCAATATTTAAGTACTCCTTGAATTATGTGAAATGTTTGATTTAGATTAACTGAATTATGGAAAACCTTAATACTCATTCTTCAAGATTAGAATTTTATGCCCTCTTATACTTGGGCATTCCATTCTTATTTTACTCCATTTGTTGGTTTAAGCCAATTGTGGTGTCGGCTATATTCTTATTACTATTAATGTTTTTCATTAAAAATCCCATGTTTGTCAAGGAAATTAAAATTAAAAAAAATGACATAATAGAATTTTCTATAATAACCTTAATATTAATTTTTTTCGGGTTTGGCGAGATAGTTTTACCCCAAGCGGGTGATTGGCAAAAGCACAACGCAATTTTTAGCACTATCTTCAATGCAGGTTTTAACCCTGTTGAACTTGAATATAAAGGGCAGCAATACCTTTTGTCGTATGGCACTGGTTTTTATTATGGCCCATCAATCATTGCACGATTGTTTAATAGTTACGAATTCTTACCCATTCTTATTTTAATAAACTCAGCAATTGGGCTTAAGCTAATTTTCAACCAAATCAATGCAATTTTTCCTATAAAAATCCGCTATATTATTCTTGCTCTTTTGATGACACGTTTGCTTTGGATGCCAGCTTTGTTAAAACTGAACTACTATGAATGGCTCGAACATTTTAAGAAAGTGGACTATAACGACATTGTTATTGTACTTATTTCCTTTGTGGTGCAGCATATTATACCAATTTGTATAGTTGGGTTAGCGATAGTAAAATCAATTCTTAATGAAGAGATAAACTGGCCATACCTAATTATTTTGACAGCGTTCGGAATATATTGGTCTCCATTTGTTTTAATCCCTGTTGCTCCATTATTTCTTACCTTATTTATTTTTCACTATCAAAAAATTGACAAAGAAATAATTCTTCAGTCAATAGCACCGAGTATAATACTACTTTTCATTGTCTCTTTAAGTAACAACCACCTGCCGTTTTCTAAGTCACATTATCTCACTGAGGCTTCCTTAAATTTATATGGTTATGTGCGTTTAATTTTCTTTAATTATTTTTGGATATATTGTTTGTTCTGGCCATTTTTTATTTATCAATTCCGCAAAGGAAAAATACCCAAACGGATATTTGTAATGCTTACCATAGTTCCTTTTTTCGCTGTCGGCTTTGTCCCTTTCGACTTTGGTTATTTTAGCGATTTATCTACAAAATCCATGATTTTCCCGGTTGTAATGTGTAATCTATTTTTCATCTCGTATTTCATTAAGTTTCCACCTGACAAAAAAGTTTACAAGATCTATTACATCCTTATCATCGTTCTAACTTTAATTTCTCCGGTTAGAAATTTGACCTATAGAATTAATGAAATAGCAAAAGATGAAAAAGAAGTTGACACAAGATTTTTATTAAAAGAAAATAAAAACATCACGCTTAATGAAGTTTTTCAAGAAGCATCAATTTCACTTAATCATGAGTTCGTTAAGCAATATCTTGGTTATAAATCAAAATATATGAAACTGATTACCAAAGATTAATTACAAAAAGTGATTTCACTTCACCACCACCTTAAAAACTCTTTCATAATCCCCCGAACTTACTTTAGCAAAATAAACGCCTGGCTCAATGAGAATCGTTGGAAAACCCAGCTCATGACTACCTGGAGCATAAGTAAAATTATCTTCCCAAATTAATTGTCCGAGGGAGTTCACTACTTCATAACTAATTTTTCGCTGGGTTTCGTTGTTTATGAAAAAAGAGAAACTGCCCATTTCTACAGGGTTTGGCCCAACTTTAATCTCAAAATCTGATTCAAAATCATGGTAATATTGGGTAACCACATCCACATTCTCGGTAACCCACAGGCCACCGGAAACACTGCCTGCCCAAAGTTTTTTACCCGTGCTGTCGTTGGGGTCGAACATTAAGGTGCGGGTTCGACCGCCCACGTTTGTTGGGCCACGCTCTTGCCAAACTACATTGTAGTCATCCTGAATTTTGCCTACAAAAATGCCTCGACCATGCGTGGCGGCCACCAACGTATTGTCCTCGGCTCTGAGCCGAAGCATATTTACTTTCACATTGGGTAAATCATTGTTTATGGATTCCCAACGAGTGTTGGCTCCATCCAACTTTTTGGTCATCATTACACCTACTTCAGTGGCTATGTAGCACACTTCAGGATTTTGGGGATGCAGCACAGCCCATCGTATTGGGATGTTCGGCAAATCTCCTTCATGACTTACCCAAACAGGTATTGAATCGAGCACATTTTTGCACTCCCAAACACTTTCGAGGTCATAATTCGTATAGGTTATAACTACGTGATTTTCGTTAATTGGATTCACAAAAATACTATGGCAGTATCCCGATGAGGGCAGATATTGTTTTGGGTCGCAGTCTTTGGGTAAATCGGATGCAGCAGAGGTAAGTGCATTATCAATTCTATAAACTCCCCTGCCACCTGTGCGACCAATAAATACCAAATTGGGCTTACTTTTAGAAATACCTATTGCCGAAAATGCTCCAAATGGCCTACATATTTGTTTCCAATCATTCTTTGTAGCTGTTCTTGCGTTTTGCAATTGCCAAAGTCCTCTAGCTGAAAGTTGATAAAGTATTTCAGGATTGTTTGGATCCATTTCTATTGGGTTGATAAACAAGGTTTGGTTATTTACCAATTGCCCATTTGTCAGTGTATCTATCACTCCATGATTGGTGCGATAGATTCTGCGATACTGTGTTGTGGTATAAAAAATATCCGCGTCTTGATCGTCGATGTTACAGTAGCTTCCATCTGCCCAACTCAATTCTCGAAAATCGCTTACCCCACTTTGTTTTGAACCCACCGAACCGTTATCTTGTGTGCCACCGATTACAAAATCTTTGTTCGTTTGGGTGGCCATATCGCACGAATAAAACTGAGTAACATTATAGTTTTGATTTAACGAGTAAAAATATGGTTTATCGGCTTGTATGTCATCGCATTTGTAGATTCCTCCATCGTTTCCAAACAACACTGTATTGCCATCTTTAAACACTATTTCGTGCTGATCTACATGTACATACTGCAAATTGGTGTTCTTTTTTCTTAGATCACCCTCAAACATTTGCTGCCAATTTTCCCCACCATCGGTGGTTCTGTAAACATTTAAACCACCCACCAAAACCAAATTTTCATTTGTTGGCGATACCTTGATTATCAAATCATACCAACCCTGAATTTTAGATAAATCTCTATTGCCATCCGGTAAGGAAACAGCTTTCCAATTTTTCCCTTTATTCTCTGATTTATAAACACCCCAAATTCGAGTGGTGTCTAATGCCACGCTACTTGTGGGAACGGCATACATTACATCGGCATTGCTTGGTGCAGTGGCTAGTTCGATTCTATAGGTGCTACTGGGCATTCCACTCATTCTTTTCTCCCAACTTCCTTCATCGCCACTTTCCGAAAAATAAATTCCGTCGGTACTAAAATTTCCGATACAAACCACTAATTCATTATCGGCAGTAATTTCAATATCAGTCACCTCGTTTCTGCTTGCCCCTACTCCACTTCCAAGCACCTTAGCCCAACTATTTCCCCCGTCTTTACTTCTCATTAAACCCCTTTCTCGGGTAGCCACATACACATCACTGGTTATTGGATGAATTTTCATATCATGGCAATACCAAAAAGTATCATTAAATGTAGAGGGCAATTGCATCCATGTATCGCCACCGTTGGTAGATTTCCAAACACCTGCACCACGTGCCGCATCGGCATTGTTCCATCCCTCTCCAGTGCAGAAATACATTGTTTGCGTGTTGTTGGGGTCATACACAATTCGTTGTATTGAAAGATTGGCAAAATGGTCGTCTATTTTTCTCCAGCCTTGAGGATATATTTTTGCTTTTGCATGAGCATTTGGCTCGCCCATAATTTTCTTCTGTTGCAAAATATAGTTCCAAACATTTTGGCTTTCAACCAACCCGGTTATTGGGCTGCGAAGCATCTCCATTTCTTGATTCAAATAATTGGGCGAATTAAACGCCAGGGTTATGGTTGTTCTTTTTCCTTTACAACCTGAAATCATGATGGCCGACAACAATAAACCAAAAAACAGATTTAATCTCATAATGCAATAGTAAAGGAAGTTGATGACAAATTGTTTATGGGAATATTGAGTTTTGTTACCGTTACCTTTAGCCCCTCTATTTTATCCAAAAATCGCATTTGGATTGACTTAAAAATTTCATGGCAACTCTGCTCTATAAGTCTTATTTCTTGTTGCATAATGGTTTTTATTATGTCCACTACCTCAGCATAATCAATGGTATCGGTCAATAAATTTATTTCGACAAAACGTAAATTCATTTCCACATCAATTCTATACTCTGCCCCCACTTTCCGCTCCTCCTCATACCACCCATGATGTGCCCACACCCGGAGGTCATTGATTTTTAAACAACCATTAAAGCTATTCATCTTCTAATTCTATCTTTGCAAAGATAGAAAATGCACCTTATGCACATAGATTTTGATGCCCTAAAGCAAAACAACTCAAAAATGGATGATTTTGAACATCCTGATTTTATGGGAATAGACGAACTTTTGACGGAGGAACAAAAATTAATTAGAGATTCCGTTA is a window of Flavobacteriales bacterium DNA encoding:
- a CDS encoding T9SS type A sorting domain-containing protein, whose amino-acid sequence is MRLNLFFGLLLSAIMISGCKGKRTTITLAFNSPNYLNQEMEMLRSPITGLVESQNVWNYILQQKKIMGEPNAHAKAKIYPQGWRKIDDHFANLSIQRIVYDPNNTQTMYFCTGEGWNNADAARGAGVWKSTNGGDTWMQLPSTFNDTFWYCHDMKIHPITSDVYVATRERGLMRSKDGGNSWAKVLGSGVGASRNEVTDIEITADNELVVCIGNFSTDGIYFSESGDEGSWEKRMSGMPSSTYRIELATAPSNADVMYAVPTSSVALDTTRIWGVYKSENKGKNWKAVSLPDGNRDLSKIQGWYDLIIKVSPTNENLVLVGGLNVYRTTDGGENWQQMFEGDLRKKNTNLQYVHVDQHEIVFKDGNTVLFGNDGGIYKCDDIQADKPYFYSLNQNYNVTQFYSCDMATQTNKDFVIGGTQDNGSVGSKQSGVSDFRELSWADGSYCNIDDQDADIFYTTTQYRRIYRTNHGVIDTLTNGQLVNNQTLFINPIEMDPNNPEILYQLSARGLWQLQNARTATKNDWKQICRPFGAFSAIGISKSKPNLVFIGRTGGRGVYRIDNALTSAASDLPKDCDPKQYLPSSGYCHSIFVNPINENHVVITYTNYDLESVWECKNVLDSIPVWVSHEGDLPNIPIRWAVLHPQNPEVCYIATEVGVMMTKKLDGANTRWESINNDLPNVKVNMLRLRAEDNTLVAATHGRGIFVGKIQDDYNVVWQERGPTNVGGRTRTLMFDPNDSTGKKLWAGSVSGGLWVTENVDVVTQYYHDFESDFEIKVGPNPVEMGSFSFFINNETQRKISYEVVNSLGQLIWEDNFTYAPGSHELGFPTILIEPGVYFAKVSSGDYERVFKVVVK
- a CDS encoding dihydroneopterin aldolase: MNSFNGCLKINDLRVWAHHGWYEEERKVGAEYRIDVEMNLRFVEINLLTDTIDYAEVVDIIKTIMQQEIRLIEQSCHEIFKSIQMRFLDKIEGLKVTVTKLNIPINNLSSTSFTIAL
- a CDS encoding glycosyltransferase family 2 protein; protein product: MSTNIDISILILCYNAEKFLDDCLLGVFNQQTEATLQLVFMDDCSTDMSFEFATKLIKSHRPKFVDIQLIQNPKNLGCFLNMKKGLSFCTGKYIAYLEADDYWTDINKLEYQWQFLRNNPNYSGIGGGCQFVDEEGNKIEQKWYNLKEDKTFTNKDLWGYPPFQTSTFMFEKNEIANMKDNMRETISNDKILYVFLSKNKLLKYEPSIVSNYRFHQTNISHRFSRFQIFLKQINVNTLIFKQLGIKYSFLYVKSIFKYSLNYVKCLI
- a CDS encoding glycosyltransferase, with the protein product MIHFVIVSYCSWKELKPLVEQVQMSGLQDFTLHVWDNLGDANIREGVKEVANTIYYKSKNVGYGNGFNNVISQITLAENDLFFVCNDDVVLNQKTIGEMLKAFEDLKRNANKTGVISPRFLTDVGVEQTMFYDNLIKSENGFWKTDFTPAALWLVDYSFFKEVGGFLPDFFMYGEDKELCFRARNLGFQNFVAARATVNHEFKYPPSNFKIWVETERNHIAAHFLNLNKPKVSATGFVISGLATSIYRFDIRRFGAIILGMVGFFGMFSKFRKLRKSLQKRTEFRFLK